GCAATTGCGGGCTTTATTTTTTAAATCGGTCTTCGCTCTACTCGCTCGCTTTATGTCTGATTGTGCTCGCGCTACAGATCATCAAAACTTCCATTTCAACCACCTTATTCTTACTATGAAGAAAATGCTAAAAGCCGGCAGCAGCGGCTGGCCGCCGACAGCTCACATTTTTCCCCTCAAAAAACAACAAAACCTCACCACTCGAGCCCCATTATTTCGTACCTTACAGTGGCGACCTAACAAGCCAAATAACTCTACTCAAAAGTGGGTCAACTCAACTTTTTAAACCACAACTCATGAATATCAAAGTCAAAGATCTGATGGTAGAATCCGTCGTAACCACCATGCCGCACAAATCAATCGGACATGTGCAATCCATCATGACGAAAAACAAGATCAAATCCGTTCCCGTCGTGAACGGCGACATGGAAATCAAAGGAATCGTCACCTCAACCGACCTTTTGGACGACCACTCTGAAGCCTCTCCCGTCAGCACGGTTATGAGCACCCGGGTCTACACCATCCCTTCTTATTCTGACGTTACGATTGCCGCGCGAATGATGCGCAATCACGGGATCAATCACCTCGTGGTTTCCGACGAGCACAAAATCGTTGGCGTATTGAGCGCACACGATCTCCTCAAACTGGTAGAAGATCACCGCTTTGTGATGAAGAATCCGCCTACGCCTTCGAAGAAGGCGAATAAGCGGGATTGATTTGAAAACAAATTTCGATCTCAACTGATCTGTCAAAAAGAAACGGATCCCTGTCCTCCGCCTCAGGCGGAAGGGGGTGGATTCTGTGAGGAATGAGCAGAAGACGGGGGTGGGCTTCCGCGAAAAAGTTCAAACTCCTGGCTTCCTCTTCTTCGTAGAAAAGAAATGACCATATGGGATGTAATCTGTAATGAATCGGGAAGTGTATTTTTCTTTGAATCGACTATCGTTCAGCATCCTTTTTGATGGTGCGGATGACCTACCTCAAGCTCATCGCGTTGGGATTTCTCCCAAACGTGTAGCCCAAAGTCCATTCAAAGATATCAGCCGCTCCTCCATGAGCCTTAATGGTTCCCCCGAAAAAGATATTGTTGTCAAAACGGTAGCGCATTCCCGCTCGGAGGTAATACGGAGCTTTATCGCCATTCGCTTCGTTGCGGTGCAAATAGACGCCCACCGCAAGGGGAACATAGAGATTCTTGTTCAGCATCCACTCCCATGATCCGTTTACGGCAAAGGCGGTAGACTTCGATAAAGCCGAGGCATCGGAAGAATCTCGGGCTTCATACCCATCGGCATAATAAATGTCGATACCTGCACCCAAGCGGTATTTATAATGAACCTCATACAAGTAATTGATCCCGACTCCTCCTTTGAAATAGTTTCTTCCGCCGATATCGTAGTTCTTCGAACCCATAATAAAGCCAACGTTCAAAATGCCGAATTTCTGATGTTGAGGAATCTCCAGTTTCCTATTGTAAACCTCTTCATCCTTATCGCCTAGTTTGTATTGTAAACCAACGGTAACAGGCGTTAGATTAATTCCTGCATTGGGTAAACTAAAAGCCCCGTTCGAAAAATGCTTGAAACCAACACCTCCTTCGAGCAAAAACCGCTTGCTTAAATGAAACTGCGCCGTGAATTCCGCATGGAAGTAAAAATTGCGGTAAGAACCAATGAAAATATTGGTTGGGTTATCCACCTCATCAAAGGGACTGAAATTGTACGAAAATCCGAAGGCTCCGCCATAGGTGAAGTTCCATCTGCTATTTTCTCGAAATGAGTAAGGCATCTTGAAAAAATAATAGAGAGCATTTGGGTTTCCTACATCCTCATTATGAAAAGTAGAAGCATACCAACCCAGACCCATAATCGGTCTTCTGTATAAATTGCTGTATACGGAATAAGCATTTGTATTCTGAAATCCCAATCTTACATCTACCGCATTGTAGTAACTGCTGTTCACAATCTCATCCCCAAAATCAGTTCCGTTGCTGAGCATTGCTCCGTTTTCGAGCCGCAATTCCAAATACTTGATGTACTTCTTGGACGGAACAGGAATATCGAGGCTTTCCTGAGCAAAGCTTGGTGAAGAGATGCAACAACAAATGATCAAAACCAAAATCCAACGAGAACGCATGGCCACACTTTTTTGGGCGTCTAAACTAACGAATCATCAAATAAGTATTTTCATAAAATCCGAGATTCTATTTGCTGATTTCTCCCTGTTCTATGCAGCGGAGGGTATCCAACCAACTCAATTTTGGTGTAGAGTAGACTGTACAAACAGTGAATAATAAATGAACGCGATCCCTGTCCTCCGCCTTAGGCGGAAGGGGGTGCCGACGAAGGAGGCGGGGGTGGAATTTCGTGCAACGCTTCCACCTCCGCCTTTTTCTCATCTCTGCGAAATCCTTCTATTCTCCTTTGATCACTTTTACGGTGTGAGTCTCACTTCCTTTCTCCAAGTGCAATATGTACAATCCCGTACTTAACTGATCGGTATGAAATCCTCCCAAACCTTCATCGTAAGTCACGTCGACCACTTTACCGTACAAATCCGTCAAGTAATAACGATCGAATTCGGCTGCGTCAAAAATCAATTGATCCTTAAACGGATTGGGGTACACGGTCACCGCATCCCTTTCTGCAGCATCGTTTACACCCGTCGGTCCACCATAGTAGATTTTCAAATAAGGTCTGAAGGTTTCCTCAGCTTCATCAGAACTGTATACGCTGAAGGTCACAGCGGCATTGTTGCAGCCCACCGTGGGCGAATAGGTCACAAAACCAAAGTTGTTTCCCTCGGGCGACTTCCAGTAGTTGTACGCATCGGTAATGTTGTATTCCCTGTTTCCAAAGTCATTTGGAAAAGTGATATTAATCGGTCCGTAAAACGGTGTCGGATCTTCCGATGGCAAGTTGGATTGAATCAAGGCCATCTCATCCCAAGGCTCGGTGAGATGATAGAAGTAAAAGTCGGCGTCGCAGTTGGCGTAGCAATACGTGGTATGTGGTAAATGCGTAACTCCGAAAAACACAGAATCCACCTCATCAGGTAAACTGAAAACATCAAAGCGGAAGTACGACTTGTAGTCCGATGTATTGCAATTGCTTCTTGGCGAAGACGCTGAGGCGTAAGAATCTCCGTAATTGTCTCCCGGTGCAAATCGGTTTACCCATGTGTCCTTACCGGCATCGGGTGTACCATTGTCCGTTCCATCATTCAAGCCGGGACCCGGTTGTATAATTAATACATTTTGCTGGCCGTTTGATAGTTGGAATGCAAAGAATAAGGCGAGTAATAATGTGAGCTTCTTCATGGTTTTTTTCTTAAAATTAGTGCCGTCCTCGGACGAGTTCCATGACTTCAGTCACACTAAAAAAGGCTACTTCGGATTAACTTTAGAAGTTCTTTTGTGCCATCATTTCAGCCTTACCCGCCGTAGGCAGGGGGTGTACTTTCGTGTACAACCTCCACCTCTAAGGGAAGAATATTCCTCGCATCCCTTGTTCCCAATCTCATCAAGATTCAAAAGTGTGTGGGC
This genomic window from Cryomorphaceae bacterium 1068 contains:
- a CDS encoding CBS domain-containing protein, producing MNIKVKDLMVESVVTTMPHKSIGHVQSIMTKNKIKSVPVVNGDMEIKGIVTSTDLLDDHSEASPVSTVMSTRVYTIPSYSDVTIAARMMRNHGINHLVVSDEHKIVGVLSAHDLLKLVEDHRFVMKNPPTPSKKANKRD
- a CDS encoding acyloxyacyl hydrolase, giving the protein MRSRWILVLIICCCISSPSFAQESLDIPVPSKKYIKYLELRLENGAMLSNGTDFGDEIVNSSYYNAVDVRLGFQNTNAYSVYSNLYRRPIMGLGWYASTFHNEDVGNPNALYYFFKMPYSFRENSRWNFTYGGAFGFSYNFSPFDEVDNPTNIFIGSYRNFYFHAEFTAQFHLSKRFLLEGGVGFKHFSNGAFSLPNAGINLTPVTVGLQYKLGDKDEEVYNRKLEIPQHQKFGILNVGFIMGSKNYDIGGRNYFKGGVGINYLYEVHYKYRLGAGIDIYYADGYEARDSSDASALSKSTAFAVNGSWEWMLNKNLYVPLAVGVYLHRNEANGDKAPYYLRAGMRYRFDNNIFFGGTIKAHGGAADIFEWTLGYTFGRNPNAMSLR
- a CDS encoding DNRLRE domain-containing protein; this translates as MKKLTLLLALFFAFQLSNGQQNVLIIQPGPGLNDGTDNGTPDAGKDTWVNRFAPGDNYGDSYASASSPRSNCNTSDYKSYFRFDVFSLPDEVDSVFFGVTHLPHTTYCYANCDADFYFYHLTEPWDEMALIQSNLPSEDPTPFYGPINITFPNDFGNREYNITDAYNYWKSPEGNNFGFVTYSPTVGCNNAAVTFSVYSSDEAEETFRPYLKIYYGGPTGVNDAAERDAVTVYPNPFKDQLIFDAAEFDRYYLTDLYGKVVDVTYDEGLGGFHTDQLSTGLYILHLEKGSETHTVKVIKGE